AAGTTATTTTGAGATAAAACTTCACCAACAGTATTATCTAAATTAACAGGTTCATATGCAACAAAACCATCAACTGTTTCACTAAAGTTTGTTAAACATACAAAGTGTACATTCTTTGGTGCTTTCTCTCCACGATCAAAATCTCGGAAGTCTTCATTCGCAAAAGTACGAGAAATTTGAATTGCACGGTCTGGACGGAAGTTATAAAAGATAATAGAATCATCATCTTGTATTTTTCCTTTAGCATTACCATTCTCATCTGTTATAACTGACGGTAAAACGAACTCGTCATAGATCTCATTTGCATAAGAATCTTCAACAACTTCTAATGCATTTGAATACGTAGGACCATCGCCATAAACCATTGCATCATATGATTTTTTCACACGGTCCCAACGCTTGTCGCGATCCATTGAATAGTAGCGACCAGAAATAGTCGCGAATTCACCTACACCAACTTCAGCCATTTTATCTTCAGCTGCTTGAATGTATTGTTTTGCGGATTTTTGACCGACATCACGTCCATCTAAGAATCCATGTACGAATACTTTCTTAACGCCTTTTTTAGCTGCAAGTTCAAGTACCGCATATAAGTGTTCAATATGACTGTGTACTCCGCCATCCGACAATAAACCAAATACATGTAATGGTTTGTCTGCAGCTTTCGCACGTTCAACTACTTTTACGAGCACTTTGTTTTCAAAGAAGTCACCTTCACGAATCGATAAGTTAACCCGCGTTAAACTTTGATATACAACACGACCGGCACCAATATTTAAGTGCCCGACTTCCGAGTTACCCATTTGACCAGCAGGGAGACCTACTTCTTCTCCACTAGCAATTAATTGACTGTGTGGGTACTTATTGTAAAAACGATCAAAGTTAGGTGTTTTTGCTTGTTTTACTGCATTCCCTTTTTCTTCATCACGGAGTCCATATCCGTCAAGAATAATGAGAGCTGCTAATTTATCTTGACTCATTTTGCACCAGCCTCCACTAATTGCAAGAAGGAATCCGCTTCTAAACTAGCTCCTCCAACTAATGCGCCATCAATATCAGATTGTGCTAATAACTCATCAACATTTGCTGGTTTAACACTACCACCATACTGAATACGAACAGCTTCTGCTGCATCAGTTGAGAATGTTTCTGCTACAACCTTGCGAATGTGTGTACATACTTCATTTGCTTGCTCAGAAGAAGCTGTTTTACCAGTTCCAATAGCCCAAATTGGCTCATAAGCAAGAATTGTCGATTTCACTTGATCATCTGAAAGTCCAGCTAAACCTTTTTTCACTTGATCAGAAACGACATCCATTGTTTGGTTACTTTCACGGTGTTCCAGCGTTTCCCCTACACAAACAATAGGTGTTAAACCGTGTTTGAAAGCAGCATGCGCTTTTTGATTAACAGTTTCATCCGTCTCTGCAAAAAGTTCACGACGTTCAGAGTGGCCTAATACAACATAAGTTACGCCGATATCTTTAAGCATAGATGGGCTAACTTCACCTGTGAACGCACCATTTTCTTCATAATGCATGTTCTGTGCAGCGATTTTCAAATCTGTTCCTTCACTTTGCTTAACTAGTGATTGTAGATAAGGAAAAGGTGCACATACAACTGATTCAACTTTATCTGTACTTGGTACTTTGTCTTTCGTATCAGCAACAAATTTCTCTGCTTCAGCTGCTACTTTATTCATTTTCCAGTTACCTGCGATTACATTTTTGCGCATAATATGCTCCCTCTCTGTCATTTAATCCAGATTAGATAAAAATTATTTATCGTTAATTGATGCTAATCCTGGTAATTCTTTTCCTTCAAGATACTCTAATGAAGCTCCGCCACCAGTAGAGATATGCGAGAACTTATCAGCATAACCTAAGTCCATTGCGGCAGCAGCTGAGTCTCCTCCACCAATAATTGTCGTAGCATCTTCTAAAGCTGCAATTGATTCACAAACACCAATTGTACCACCAGCGAATTTCGAAAGTTCAAACACACCCATAGGTCCATTCCAAACAACCGTTTTTGCACCATCTAATTCTTTTTTAAATAACTCGATTGTTTTTGGTCCAATATCTAAACCTTCTAATTCTGGAGGAATTCCACCTGATGCTGCTACTGAGATATTAGCATCATTTGAAAAGTCATCTGCAACTAAGTTATCTACTGGTAATACAATTTTACCGTTTGCACGTTCTAGTAAGTCTTTTGCTAAATCAACTTTATCTGCTTCTAATAATGATTTACCAATTTCTTTTCCTTGTGCTTTAAAGAATGTATAAGCCATTCCACCACCAATAAGAACTTTATCAGCTTTTGTTAGTAAGTTTTCAATTACACCAATTTTATCACTAACTTTTGCACCACCTAGGATAGCTACAAAAGGACGGACCGGATTATCAACAGCTTCACCAATAAACTTGATTTCTTTCTCCATTAAGAATCCAGCAGCTGTTTCAAGATTAGATGCAATTCCTACGTTAGACGCGTGTGTACGATGTGCTGTACCAAATGCATCATTGACAAATATGTCACCTAAACTAGCCCAATATTTGCCTAATTCAGGATCATTTTTACTCTCTTTTTTACCATCAATATCTTCAAAACGTGTGTTTTCAAAAACTAAAACATTGCCATCAGATAATGCATCAATAGCTTTTTCTAATTTTTCTCCACGTGTTTCAGGTACAAATGTTACATCATTACCTAACAATTCGCCTAAACGATTTGCAACAGGTTTTAATGATTTACCTTCTTTATCTGCTTCTTCAGCTACTTTACCTAAGTGAGAGAAGACAATTACTTTTGCGCCTTGTTCAACTAAGTATTTTATTGTCGGTAATGCTTCGACAATACGATTATCATTCGTAATATTATTATTTTTCATTGGTACATTAAAGTCAGCACGTACTAATACTTTTTTGCCTTTAACGTCTAAGTCAGTGACAATTTTTTTGACCATTTTATAATCCTCCATTTTTCAAAACCAAACAGTATAATGCTAAAGTCAATATACAAATGTTTGGGTCTATTTTATTTCTAGAAAGATTTCTCTTCATTACTTTTTAAAAAATAGAAAGCGGGAAGCGCGATGGCTTCCCGCTTTCTGACCTACATAATGATAATAGGATTCGAGCTAAACTTTTAAAAATTATAATTTTGCGAAGTATTCTAGTGTACGAACTAACTGTGAAGTATAAGACATTTCGTTGTCATACCAAGCAACAGTTTTCACTAGTTGTTTACCATCAATGTCCATAACTTTTGTTTGTGTAGCATCAAAGATAGAACCGAATGTGCTTCCAACAATATCAGAAGAAACGATCATGTCTTCATTGTAACCATATGATTCATTAGCTGCTTTTTTCATAGCTGCATTTACTTCATCAACAGTAACATTTTTGTTTAGAACTGCAGTTAACTCAGTTAGTGAACCAGTTGTAACAGGAACACGTTGAGCAGCACCGTCTAATTTACCTTGTAATTCAGGAATAACTAGGCCGATTGCTTTTGCAGCACCAGTTGTGTTTGGCACAATATTAGCAGCTGCTGCACGTGCACGACGGTAATCAGCTTTAGGATGTGGTGCATCTAATGTATTTTGATCACCAGTATAAGCGTGAATAGTAGTCATTAGACCTTGGTGAATGCCATATTCATCATTCAATACTTTAGCTAAAGGAGCTAAACAGTTAGTAGTACATGAAGCTGCTGAGATAACTGTTTCGTCACCTTTTAGAATATCGTGGTTTACATTATATACAACAGTTGGAACGTCATTACCACCTGGAGCAGAAATTACAACTTTCTTAGCTCCACCTTTAAGATGTAATTCAGCTTTTTCTTTAGTAGCAAAGAAGCCTGTACATTCTAATACGATTTCAACACCTAAATCTCCCCATGGTAATTCTTCTGGGTTACGATTTGAAAGGATTTTAACATCTTTACCATTAACAGTGAAGTGATCATCTTTTACAGTTACTTCACCTTTAAAAGGTCCTTGTGTAGTATCATATTTCAATAAATGTGCTAACATATCAACATCTGTTAAATCATTGATAGCCACCACTTCAATACCTTCTACTTCTTGCATACGACGAAATGCTAAACGGCCAATACGACCAAAACCATTAATACCAACTTTTACTGTCATTCTTGTTTCCTCCTTGTATGTTTCATTATATTTAAAGGGAAAAACCCTTTATCAACTCATTTGCAGCAGCTTCATCCGTAATTAACACATTACTTTTTCCTTGTTTAAAATACGAATAAATTGCTTTTGCTTTTGATTTTCCTCCTGCAACAGCTATTACACAATTTATTTTAGACAAATCTTCTAATTGCATTCCAACTGTTCGCACTTTATGGATAACTTCACCCACATCATTTAAATAATAACCAAAAGCCTCACTTACTGCTTTACCCGCTTCAATCTTATGTAAAACATCTTCAGAAGCCTTACGTCTTTTCGCCATTGTTAAAGCATCGCCTATGCCATGCATCACGACATCAGCTTGGCGAATAACACGCAAAATCTCTTTTACAGAAGGCTCTTCAATGATCGATTGATAAGATTCCTCACTCAATGGGTCTGGCACATACAACAATCGATATTCCCCTTTTGCCTTCTTAGCCATCTCTGCACAAATTGTATTAGCTTGGTTTTCCACTCTCTCACCAAGTCCACCACGTGCTGGCACAAACATGCAGTTTTTAGCGTATGAAGATGGACTCATCATTTCTGCTACTGCAGCCATTGATGTCCCACCTGTAACAGCAATGGTTTGATTCGCTTGTATTAGCGATTGCAAGTAATCGACTGCTGCTTTGCTTAGCTCTTGCTTAACCCAATCATGTTCATCACTATCACCAGGTGTTATTATAACATGGTCTAAGTGTAATGTATCCTTAATCTGCTGTTCTATTACACTAAATCCTGAAAGTTCACTCATAAAGTTTGCTAATTGATATAGCACATCTTTACCCACTTTAGTTATACACATACCTTTTGGTGTTACGTCAATAAGAACATGCTTGCTCAGAAAATCAATTTCACTTCGTACAACTCTTTCTTTCATTTCAATATGCTCAGCCAAACTGCGACGCCCAATCGGCTCCATCAATTGAATATAATGTAGAATTTTATATCTTCGCTGCATAACATCGAGTAAATCAGGAAATAATTTCTTTTGAAGATCAAGTAATGCTCTCATGATTTAACTCCTTTTCTGATATGGTTAGGGATAAAAATGTCCCTGCTAGCCATATCGCGTCCCGCATACAGCAAAAAAATTCCTTTACAACCATTATTGTAGCAGATATGTTTTCTTTACTCAACTAATTTATCTCTCTTTCGTGAAATTTATTCATCTATTTTTCCTTTCAATTGATGCTAGGATTTTCATTGAAGTCCGATACTTCGCAATTGTTCGACGAGAAATTTTAATATTATGATTTTCAGCAAGAATTTGTCGAATTGTTTCGTCTGCTAATGGCTTTTTTTTATCTTCTTCATTAATCATAGTTCTTAGTAGTTGTTTAATTGTATAAGCAGAGGATACATCGCCTTCTTTATTAACTAATCCTGTTTGCAAAAAAAAGTGGAAAGGAAAGGTTCCGTATGGA
The nucleotide sequence above comes from Paraliobacillus zengyii. Encoded proteins:
- the gpmI gene encoding 2,3-bisphosphoglycerate-independent phosphoglycerate mutase — translated: MSQDKLAALIILDGYGLRDEEKGNAVKQAKTPNFDRFYNKYPHSQLIASGEEVGLPAGQMGNSEVGHLNIGAGRVVYQSLTRVNLSIREGDFFENKVLVKVVERAKAADKPLHVFGLLSDGGVHSHIEHLYAVLELAAKKGVKKVFVHGFLDGRDVGQKSAKQYIQAAEDKMAEVGVGEFATISGRYYSMDRDKRWDRVKKSYDAMVYGDGPTYSNALEVVEDSYANEIYDEFVLPSVITDENGNAKGKIQDDDSIIFYNFRPDRAIQISRTFANEDFRDFDRGEKAPKNVHFVCLTNFSETVDGFVAYEPVNLDNTVGEVLSQNNLNQLRIAETEKFPHVTFFMSGGREKEFPGEKRILIDSPKVATYDLQPEMSAYEVTDALLKELDEGNQNAIILNFANPDMVGHSGMLEPTIKAIETVDECLGKIVDKIIEKGGQAIITADHGNSDEVVSMDGTPMTAHTTNPVPVIVTKDGVELRDGGILGDLSPTLLDLLQVEKPKEMTGTSLIKK
- the tpiA gene encoding triose-phosphate isomerase; this encodes MRKNVIAGNWKMNKVAAEAEKFVADTKDKVPSTDKVESVVCAPFPYLQSLVKQSEGTDLKIAAQNMHYEENGAFTGEVSPSMLKDIGVTYVVLGHSERRELFAETDETVNQKAHAAFKHGLTPIVCVGETLEHRESNQTMDVVSDQVKKGLAGLSDDQVKSTILAYEPIWAIGTGKTASSEQANEVCTHIRKVVAETFSTDAAEAVRIQYGGSVKPANVDELLAQSDIDGALVGGASLEADSFLQLVEAGAK
- a CDS encoding phosphoglycerate kinase produces the protein MVKKIVTDLDVKGKKVLVRADFNVPMKNNNITNDNRIVEALPTIKYLVEQGAKVIVFSHLGKVAEEADKEGKSLKPVANRLGELLGNDVTFVPETRGEKLEKAIDALSDGNVLVFENTRFEDIDGKKESKNDPELGKYWASLGDIFVNDAFGTAHRTHASNVGIASNLETAAGFLMEKEIKFIGEAVDNPVRPFVAILGGAKVSDKIGVIENLLTKADKVLIGGGMAYTFFKAQGKEIGKSLLEADKVDLAKDLLERANGKIVLPVDNLVADDFSNDANISVAASGGIPPELEGLDIGPKTIELFKKELDGAKTVVWNGPMGVFELSKFAGGTIGVCESIAALEDATTIIGGGDSAAAAMDLGYADKFSHISTGGGASLEYLEGKELPGLASINDK
- the gap gene encoding type I glyceraldehyde-3-phosphate dehydrogenase — protein: MTVKVGINGFGRIGRLAFRRMQEVEGIEVVAINDLTDVDMLAHLLKYDTTQGPFKGEVTVKDDHFTVNGKDVKILSNRNPEELPWGDLGVEIVLECTGFFATKEKAELHLKGGAKKVVISAPGGNDVPTVVYNVNHDILKGDETVISAASCTTNCLAPLAKVLNDEYGIHQGLMTTIHAYTGDQNTLDAPHPKADYRRARAAAANIVPNTTGAAKAIGLVIPELQGKLDGAAQRVPVTTGSLTELTAVLNKNVTVDEVNAAMKKAANESYGYNEDMIVSSDIVGSTFGSIFDATQTKVMDIDGKQLVKTVAWYDNEMSYTSQLVRTLEYFAKL
- a CDS encoding sugar-binding transcriptional regulator, which produces MRALLDLQKKLFPDLLDVMQRRYKILHYIQLMEPIGRRSLAEHIEMKERVVRSEIDFLSKHVLIDVTPKGMCITKVGKDVLYQLANFMSELSGFSVIEQQIKDTLHLDHVIITPGDSDEHDWVKQELSKAAVDYLQSLIQANQTIAVTGGTSMAAVAEMMSPSSYAKNCMFVPARGGLGERVENQANTICAEMAKKAKGEYRLLYVPDPLSEESYQSIIEEPSVKEILRVIRQADVVMHGIGDALTMAKRRKASEDVLHKIEAGKAVSEAFGYYLNDVGEVIHKVRTVGMQLEDLSKINCVIAVAGGKSKAKAIYSYFKQGKSNVLITDEAAANELIKGFSL